One window from the genome of Haladaptatus paucihalophilus DX253 encodes:
- a CDS encoding MFS transporter has translation MTDGRSRSSRWLYVAAAVGTAGTAGTYQFSWPAIRGALGAQATASGTALGTIFSVMVVAQTLTAFPAGWTRDRYGPRIPFFAAAVLLFSGFVGAAFDPTLPALFLWFALGGAGVGIAYDVAINTPSRWFVSRRGMATGAVSMAFSGTSFLLIPVVKRSVETDFSATLLALGVASGVTAVTAALVVHDPDERDSTDDGSDESAGDSSPDGSSPSGPDVTWRTMVRTRRFWVLYVVFAVVNGVGLLLVEKVVVYAAHFGLSAAAATTAAALVALGQASGVIVVGTASDRLGRVRTLTGSLVCCGIALAAMVAAGGVGAQWAFVALAGVTMFFRSPSFSILPGLVGEYYGEEYSSENYAVMLTAKLWGGIYGGVGTSLLVLRFGWSPTFLLGAGLAFVAGVGGFLTLRGD, from the coding sequence ATGACCGATGGCCGTTCGCGTTCGTCCCGCTGGTTGTACGTCGCCGCCGCGGTCGGAACCGCCGGCACCGCCGGAACGTACCAGTTCTCGTGGCCCGCCATCCGCGGCGCGCTGGGCGCGCAGGCGACGGCATCCGGGACGGCGCTGGGAACGATATTCTCGGTGATGGTGGTCGCACAGACGCTCACGGCGTTTCCCGCGGGATGGACCCGCGACCGGTACGGCCCGCGGATTCCGTTCTTCGCGGCCGCGGTGTTGCTGTTCTCCGGCTTCGTCGGGGCCGCCTTCGACCCGACGCTTCCGGCGCTCTTCCTCTGGTTCGCGCTCGGCGGCGCGGGTGTGGGAATCGCGTACGACGTCGCCATCAACACTCCCTCGCGGTGGTTCGTCTCGCGCCGCGGAATGGCGACCGGCGCGGTGAGCATGGCGTTCAGCGGGACGAGTTTCCTGCTCATCCCGGTCGTCAAGCGGAGCGTCGAGACCGACTTCTCCGCGACGTTGCTCGCGTTGGGCGTGGCATCCGGCGTGACGGCGGTGACCGCCGCGCTCGTCGTTCACGACCCGGACGAGCGGGATTCGACGGACGATGGGTCCGACGAGTCGGCGGGCGATTCGTCGCCGGACGGGTCATCACCGTCGGGACCCGACGTCACGTGGCGGACGATGGTTCGAACGCGTCGGTTCTGGGTCCTGTACGTCGTGTTCGCCGTCGTCAACGGCGTCGGGCTGTTGCTCGTCGAGAAGGTCGTGGTGTACGCGGCGCACTTCGGCCTCTCGGCGGCCGCGGCGACGACCGCCGCAGCACTCGTCGCGCTCGGGCAGGCGTCCGGCGTCATCGTCGTCGGCACCGCGTCGGACCGGTTGGGCCGCGTGCGCACTCTCACCGGGTCGCTGGTCTGTTGCGGTATCGCCCTCGCCGCGATGGTCGCGGCGGGTGGGGTGGGAGCACAGTGGGCTTTCGTCGCGCTCGCCGGGGTCACGATGTTCTTCAGGAGTCCGTCGTTCTCCATCCTCCCCGGACTCGTCGGCGAGTACTACGGCGAGGAGTACTCCTCGGAGAACTACGCGGTGATGCTCACGGCGAAGCTGTGGGGCGGTATCTACGGCGGGGTGGGGACGAGCCTCCTCGTCCTCCGATTCGGGTGGTCGCCGACGTTCCTGTTGGGGGCGGGGCTGGCGTTCGTCGCCGGGGTCGGTGGATTTCTGACGCTTCGCGGCGACTGA
- a CDS encoding outer membrane protein assembly factor BamB family protein, giving the protein MTLQRPSRRRFVAALGVGAVGALAGCSGDSSPTNSSLERSDDEWPVAHGTPTNVGYSRARNTPRSDPKLAEWKLWVIARSESVIEKETVQHGRVSSPVVADGTVFVATGLPGRRPDGDGALVALDATTGEPEWSVRLPDGGSGTPAVADGLAFVGSNDRALTAFDAASGDVRWRTTTGAPVGTPAVAGAHVYVGDREGSVHAFRRTDGTLRWRYGQRPLKSFFSHKRWRIRAKPAVTEDTVYVTTGIGFDDTTETRAGNLLALSRSGGDERWRYEYRPRYGSHDLPRAPVVADGTVYVGQSILHAVDAADGSKRWRFNSGYETVSAPAVRDGTVYVSSKNVYALSADDGTERWRFVNLSKDSYRDESRVPMESAPVVANGTVYVGAGALDASSGKRLWGNVGNREDDDFFSDLSDANAVVEGPAVTDGAVFVATQYGAIRRATRGDE; this is encoded by the coding sequence ATGACCCTCCAGCGTCCTAGTCGGCGGCGGTTCGTCGCCGCCCTCGGCGTCGGTGCGGTCGGCGCGCTCGCCGGGTGTTCCGGCGATTCGTCGCCGACGAACTCGTCGCTCGAACGGTCCGACGACGAGTGGCCGGTCGCCCACGGGACGCCGACGAACGTCGGCTACTCTCGCGCGCGAAACACACCCCGAAGTGACCCGAAGCTCGCCGAGTGGAAACTCTGGGTCATCGCGCGGTCCGAGTCGGTAATCGAGAAAGAAACCGTCCAACACGGTCGCGTGAGCAGTCCGGTCGTCGCGGACGGCACCGTGTTCGTGGCGACCGGTCTCCCCGGCCGCAGGCCGGACGGGGATGGCGCGCTCGTCGCCCTCGACGCCACTACCGGGGAACCAGAGTGGTCGGTGAGACTACCCGACGGGGGGTCGGGAACGCCCGCCGTCGCGGACGGCCTCGCGTTCGTCGGGTCGAACGACCGGGCGCTGACCGCTTTCGACGCGGCTTCGGGCGACGTCCGCTGGCGAACCACGACGGGCGCGCCCGTCGGAACCCCCGCCGTCGCCGGAGCCCACGTTTACGTCGGCGACCGAGAGGGGTCCGTCCACGCGTTCCGACGGACGGACGGAACCCTTCGCTGGCGGTACGGACAGCGGCCCCTCAAATCGTTCTTCTCGCACAAGCGGTGGCGGATACGCGCCAAACCCGCCGTCACCGAGGACACCGTGTACGTCACCACGGGTATCGGGTTCGATGACACCACCGAGACCCGCGCCGGGAACCTCCTCGCGCTGTCCCGCTCGGGCGGCGACGAGCGCTGGCGCTACGAGTACCGACCGCGATACGGGAGCCACGACCTGCCGCGGGCACCGGTCGTCGCGGACGGGACGGTCTACGTCGGTCAGTCCATCCTCCACGCCGTCGATGCGGCTGACGGGTCGAAGCGGTGGCGGTTCAACTCGGGATACGAGACGGTCAGCGCGCCCGCCGTCCGCGACGGGACCGTTTACGTCTCCTCGAAGAACGTCTACGCCCTCTCCGCGGACGACGGAACCGAACGGTGGCGGTTCGTGAACCTCTCGAAGGATTCGTACCGCGACGAGAGCCGCGTGCCGATGGAGAGCGCGCCGGTCGTCGCGAACGGAACGGTCTACGTCGGCGCGGGCGCGCTCGACGCATCGTCGGGAAAACGGCTGTGGGGGAACGTCGGGAACCGGGAGGATGACGACTTCTTCTCCGATTTGAGCGACGCGAACGCCGTCGTCGAGGGTCCGGCGGTCACCGACGGTGCGGTGTTCGTGGCGACGCAGTACGGTGCCATCCGGCGGGCGACGCGGGGTGACGAATGA
- the aceA gene encoding isocitrate lyase, whose product MISDTDTTTRDIENRAGKEFREMLNSQNYVFAPGLYHALDARLAEMAGLDAAYMSGYSTVLGQFGFPDLEMVTMTEMVENAKRIVESCNLPVVADCDTGYGGIHNVRRAVREYEKAGVAAVHIEDQTSPKRCGHIAGKQIVSREKARSRFKAAVDAKQSDDTVIIARTDAYGSANGDWEEHLERGRIYADAGVDIVWPEMPDPSREDAVEYAETIHETHPDLKLAFNYSSSFAWSEEEDPLTFEELGNLGYKYIFITLFALHSGAHSVYEDFERLAEDDERAQFDLEGRYLDHPTESHHELSFVSRYQDIETQFDPEARERIEESEGFSEDESNPITSNSEEDEEMVASEQGDD is encoded by the coding sequence ATGATATCCGATACCGACACGACCACGAGAGACATCGAGAACCGCGCTGGAAAGGAGTTCCGCGAGATGCTGAACTCCCAGAACTACGTCTTCGCACCCGGCCTCTACCACGCCCTCGACGCGCGACTGGCGGAGATGGCCGGACTGGACGCCGCGTACATGAGCGGCTACTCCACGGTGCTCGGCCAGTTCGGTTTCCCGGACCTGGAGATGGTGACGATGACCGAGATGGTCGAGAACGCAAAGCGCATCGTGGAATCCTGCAACCTCCCCGTCGTCGCGGACTGTGATACGGGGTACGGCGGCATCCACAACGTCCGCCGCGCCGTCCGCGAGTACGAGAAGGCGGGCGTGGCCGCGGTCCACATCGAGGACCAGACGTCGCCGAAGCGGTGTGGCCACATCGCCGGAAAGCAGATCGTCTCCCGGGAGAAGGCCCGCTCGCGCTTCAAGGCCGCGGTGGACGCGAAGCAGTCCGACGATACCGTCATCATCGCCCGAACCGACGCCTACGGCTCCGCCAACGGCGACTGGGAGGAACACCTCGAACGCGGCCGCATCTACGCCGACGCGGGCGTCGATATCGTCTGGCCCGAGATGCCGGACCCGAGTCGGGAGGACGCGGTGGAGTACGCCGAAACCATCCACGAGACGCACCCCGACCTGAAGCTCGCGTTCAACTACTCCTCGTCGTTCGCGTGGTCGGAGGAGGAAGACCCGCTCACCTTCGAGGAACTGGGCAACCTCGGCTACAAGTACATCTTCATCACGCTGTTCGCGCTCCACTCCGGCGCACACAGCGTTTACGAGGACTTCGAACGCCTCGCCGAAGACGACGAACGCGCGCAGTTCGACCTCGAAGGCCGCTACCTCGACCACCCGACCGAATCGCACCACGAGCTCTCGTTCGTGAGCCGGTATCAGGACATCGAGACGCAGTTCGACCCCGAGGCCCGCGAGCGCATCGAGGAGTCGGAAGGGTTCTCCGAGGACGAGTCGAACCCCATTACTTCTAACTCGGAGGAGGACGAAGAGATGGTCGCCTCCGAGCAAGGAGACGACTGA
- a CDS encoding mechanosensitive ion channel family protein — protein MTNLWTNSLGLAELLPLPEARVLQSTFLLVILVFVVWVLWKIAPRLKRQVDPRVVDVVLLVVSGLVALFIGQSALSLWASAAPNAPTVDVFSQLTSAGLRIVITVGVVAAAYIGSGMLVRAVDRFTTETGGLTSHQSEVFSRLTEVAVYLLAGLLLLSVWQVDVRAFLIGAGFLGIIIGLAANETLSALIAGFTLMFSRPFEIGDWIQVPLENGGETDGIVTDITLFSTRIETFSGKYVVLPNDLVTSNTLVNFGRKGRLRIEVEVGIDYDADPKRGVDVAKRAMKEVDEVLNVPRPNAVLTGFGESAVILELRFWIDRPSSRRRWRATTAVIAAVKHAFDREGIKIPVPQREVAGRDETGGFRVVSDFPDQRDRPDQYEGHDRRNRGDPRDRPD, from the coding sequence ATGACCAATCTGTGGACCAACTCTCTCGGACTCGCCGAACTGCTTCCCCTGCCCGAAGCGCGAGTCTTACAATCGACGTTTCTCCTCGTCATCCTCGTCTTCGTCGTGTGGGTGCTGTGGAAAATAGCGCCGCGGCTGAAGCGACAGGTCGACCCCCGCGTCGTCGATGTCGTCCTCCTCGTCGTGAGCGGCCTCGTCGCGCTCTTCATCGGCCAGAGCGCCCTGTCGCTCTGGGCCAGCGCCGCGCCGAACGCGCCGACCGTCGACGTGTTCTCGCAGCTCACGTCCGCCGGGCTTCGAATCGTCATCACCGTCGGCGTCGTCGCGGCGGCCTACATCGGGTCGGGAATGCTCGTTCGTGCCGTGGACCGATTCACGACCGAAACCGGGGGCCTCACCAGCCATCAGAGCGAGGTGTTCTCCCGACTCACCGAAGTCGCGGTGTACCTCCTCGCCGGACTGTTGCTGTTGAGCGTCTGGCAGGTGGACGTCCGAGCGTTCCTCATCGGTGCAGGGTTCCTCGGCATCATCATCGGGTTGGCCGCGAACGAGACGCTGAGCGCGCTCATCGCGGGATTCACGCTCATGTTCTCGCGGCCGTTCGAAATCGGGGACTGGATTCAGGTGCCGCTCGAAAACGGGGGAGAAACCGACGGCATCGTCACCGACATCACGCTGTTCTCGACCCGAATCGAGACGTTCTCCGGGAAGTACGTCGTTCTCCCCAACGACCTCGTGACTTCGAACACGCTCGTCAACTTCGGGCGGAAGGGACGGCTCAGGATCGAAGTGGAGGTCGGCATCGACTACGACGCCGACCCGAAACGAGGGGTCGACGTGGCGAAGAGGGCGATGAAAGAGGTGGACGAGGTGTTGAACGTCCCGCGACCGAACGCCGTGCTGACCGGGTTCGGGGAGTCCGCCGTCATCCTCGAACTTCGGTTTTGGATAGACCGCCCCAGTAGCCGCCGTCGATGGCGCGCGACGACAGCCGTCATCGCGGCGGTGAAGCACGCTTTCGACCGGGAGGGAATCAAGATACCCGTCCCACAGCGGGAGGTCGCCGGACGCGACGAAACCGGCGGGTTCCGGGTCGTCAGTGACTTCCCGGACCAGCGTGACCGCCCCGACCAGTACGAGGGACACGACCGGCGCAATCGAGGCGACCCGCGGGACCGACCCGACTGA
- a CDS encoding outer membrane protein assembly factor BamB family protein encodes MKRRAFLAAGGLALGAGCSDLLADSKKTEQSPPPEECAIDPSVTPGTSDWTSKRGGPKNTGSVPSDDVPAPPLRIDWTYTMGGHTGVSPPVVAHETVYTTNLDREVHAVDAKTGEHRWQANVSVSSAAAVAGGRVFVADDGSVTALDAMSGEQRWRTDSDVGAHLLSGGVQATERTVFVSGDIFLSAFDAETGERRWRFSTGLETKCRPAIANGTVYVGSDDTSVYALDAETGERRWRYKTDGRINCDPAVADGGVYAASDDGNLYVLDAEMGEKRWRKEVGTVGHLAVDGGHVYVGFGGQYGPTMDAFTAASGTACWSSEEYVSGYASGIAASSEYLYLPVGSLSGSYSVTLGALDPKTGETAWRFPNSNARFDNGPAVVDGAVYAAGMGTDGLTVARFVPKD; translated from the coding sequence ATGAAGCGCCGCGCCTTCCTCGCGGCGGGCGGCCTCGCGCTCGGTGCGGGCTGTTCCGACCTGCTGGCCGACTCGAAGAAAACGGAGCAGTCCCCGCCGCCGGAAGAGTGTGCCATCGACCCGAGCGTGACGCCCGGCACGTCCGACTGGACGAGCAAGCGCGGCGGGCCGAAAAACACCGGTTCGGTGCCGAGCGACGACGTTCCCGCGCCGCCGCTTCGCATCGACTGGACGTACACGATGGGCGGACACACGGGTGTGTCCCCTCCGGTCGTCGCGCACGAGACGGTGTACACCACGAACCTCGATAGGGAAGTTCACGCGGTGGACGCGAAGACGGGGGAACACCGGTGGCAAGCGAACGTCTCGGTGAGTTCGGCGGCGGCGGTCGCCGGAGGTCGCGTGTTCGTCGCGGACGACGGCTCCGTCACGGCGCTCGACGCGATGAGCGGCGAGCAGCGCTGGCGGACCGACTCCGACGTCGGGGCGCACCTGCTCAGCGGCGGCGTGCAGGCGACCGAGCGGACGGTGTTCGTCTCCGGGGACATTTTCCTGTCCGCGTTCGACGCCGAGACGGGCGAGCGACGGTGGCGCTTTTCGACCGGACTGGAGACGAAGTGCCGTCCCGCAATCGCCAATGGAACGGTCTACGTCGGGAGCGACGACACCTCCGTCTACGCGCTGGACGCCGAGACGGGTGAGCGACGATGGCGATACAAAACCGACGGACGCATCAACTGTGACCCCGCGGTTGCCGACGGTGGGGTGTACGCCGCTTCGGACGACGGGAACCTGTACGTGCTCGACGCCGAGATGGGCGAGAAGCGGTGGCGAAAGGAGGTCGGGACCGTCGGCCATCTCGCGGTGGACGGCGGCCACGTCTACGTGGGGTTCGGGGGCCAGTACGGGCCGACGATGGACGCGTTTACCGCGGCGTCCGGGACCGCGTGTTGGTCATCGGAGGAGTACGTGTCGGGCTACGCCAGCGGCATCGCCGCGAGTTCCGAGTACCTCTACCTCCCCGTCGGGTCGCTCAGCGGGTCCTACTCGGTGACGCTCGGCGCGCTCGACCCGAAAACCGGAGAAACCGCGTGGCGATTCCCGAACTCGAACGCGCGGTTCGACAATGGCCCCGCCGTCGTGGACGGTGCGGTCTACGCCGCCGGTATGGGGACCGACGGGTTGACCGTCGCCCGGTTCGTTCCGAAGGATTAG
- a CDS encoding WD40/YVTN/BNR-like repeat-containing protein: MVDSTRSERRFVPFFRRYTKTWIHAVATAGLTAFGTLTFVNRAFAVVALGIYVLPPVVLYLRGANPGERGSNATKTGVTEADPRGDSGTSPPDRNDAIRGSNAESETVDDAKSESDGDAPTRSWTVAETPTDGTLFDTVVAEGAAYTVGENGVVLRSEGDEGDRNDWRIALEDGPGANAADLRGVDATTDGRAVWVAGDGGALGRFDVAEGRHTDHSAPADVTDNWTAVAVGGTTDDETVLLANGSGQVLRGRYRDGDLAWDTPVKPGSGSSLCAATMVGASVGVLCDTNDGVFETDDGGETFGRIGIDGVDGTLTDVTATGGGRRYVTTDDGICYRGDDGTWTPTRLGDEGIRAVSAADGAVAACGETGVVYERADGEWDRTLTPANGTLHGIAVTPSRSVAVGAGGTVVERRTDATT, translated from the coding sequence ATGGTCGATTCGACACGCTCGGAGCGTCGCTTCGTTCCCTTCTTTCGGCGCTACACGAAGACGTGGATTCACGCGGTCGCGACGGCGGGACTGACCGCGTTCGGGACGCTGACGTTCGTCAATCGGGCGTTCGCCGTCGTCGCGCTCGGCATCTACGTCCTCCCGCCGGTCGTCCTCTACCTTCGCGGCGCGAATCCGGGAGAAAGGGGGTCGAACGCCACGAAAACGGGCGTTACCGAGGCCGACCCCCGCGGCGATTCAGGGACTTCGCCCCCCGACAGAAACGACGCAATCAGGGGCAGTAACGCCGAATCGGAAACGGTCGATGACGCTAAATCCGAGTCGGACGGCGACGCCCCAACTCGCTCGTGGACGGTCGCGGAAACGCCGACGGACGGGACCCTGTTCGATACCGTCGTCGCCGAGGGTGCCGCCTACACCGTCGGCGAGAACGGCGTCGTCCTCCGAAGCGAGGGCGACGAAGGCGACAGGAACGACTGGCGAATCGCCCTCGAAGACGGGCCGGGAGCGAACGCGGCCGACCTTCGCGGCGTCGATGCGACGACCGACGGGCGGGCCGTCTGGGTCGCCGGGGACGGCGGCGCACTCGGGCGGTTCGACGTCGCGGAGGGCCGACACACCGACCACTCCGCTCCGGCGGACGTGACCGACAACTGGACGGCCGTCGCGGTCGGCGGAACGACGGACGACGAAACGGTACTGCTCGCGAACGGCTCCGGACAGGTCCTCCGCGGGCGGTATCGAGACGGCGACCTCGCGTGGGACACTCCGGTCAAGCCGGGGAGCGGCTCCAGCCTGTGCGCGGCGACGATGGTCGGTGCGTCCGTCGGCGTCCTCTGTGACACGAACGACGGCGTGTTCGAGACGGACGACGGCGGCGAGACGTTCGGTCGAATCGGCATCGACGGCGTGGACGGGACCCTGACCGACGTGACGGCGACCGGCGGCGGTCGCCGGTACGTGACGACCGACGACGGGATTTGTTACCGCGGTGACGACGGAACGTGGACGCCGACCAGACTCGGCGACGAGGGAATTCGGGCCGTTTCGGCGGCGGACGGGGCGGTCGCCGCGTGCGGGGAGACGGGCGTCGTCTACGAACGAGCGGACGGCGAGTGGGACCGAACCCTCACGCCCGCCAACGGGACGCTTCACGGCATCGCGGTCACACCGTCCCGGTCGGTCGCGGTCGGCGCGGGCGGAACCGTCGTCGAGCGGCGGACCGACGCGACCACGTGA
- a CDS encoding acyl-CoA synthetase, with product MNGHNLHDYDSERERFEWDDIFAEADWDAPERLNIAHEVCDRHADDRGKVALYYAGKNGERETLTFWELAEESNRFANVLSDCIDSGDRVFSYLPRIPEHYVALIGTLKAGGVWGGVNERFGPDGIAYRLDDCDAKAVITTASNRDTIEKALEDAPSVEHVIVISDDGTGIRRSDVSYRAAMEDAEKEYETAETGGEDNALLYYTSGTTGLAKGVLHKHRWVAGVAATQRFAVDLQPGDCYWSTGDLGWLTGPINTLGAWFWGATLFTYEGEFDPETWAGLLDEYPISVLFSVPTAYRMLRENESVLDDADLDLRHALSIGEPLSAGVVEWGEETLGVTIHDTYGQTETGNMIINNYPTMEVRPGSMGKPLPGIEAAVVDPESGEPLDPGETGEIAQRGDYPCFFAEYWNKPEKTADCFVNNWYLSGDLGHLDEDGYVWFEGRADDVIISSGYRIGPFEVESSLGEHPAVAEAAVVPKSHRERGNIVKAYVVPSASAEPSPDLAEDIQTHVKEELSAHEYPREVEFVDELPKTVTGKIRRTELRDED from the coding sequence ATGAACGGTCACAATCTTCACGATTACGACAGTGAACGAGAGAGGTTCGAGTGGGACGACATTTTCGCGGAAGCCGATTGGGATGCACCCGAGCGACTGAACATCGCCCACGAGGTTTGTGACCGACACGCGGATGACCGTGGGAAAGTCGCGCTGTACTACGCGGGCAAGAACGGCGAGCGGGAAACGCTCACCTTCTGGGAACTGGCCGAGGAGTCCAACCGCTTTGCGAACGTTCTCTCCGACTGCATCGACTCCGGCGACCGGGTGTTCTCCTACCTGCCGCGAATCCCGGAGCACTACGTCGCGCTCATCGGGACGCTCAAAGCGGGCGGCGTCTGGGGCGGCGTCAACGAGCGCTTCGGCCCGGACGGCATCGCCTACCGACTGGACGACTGCGACGCGAAAGCGGTCATCACCACGGCGTCGAACCGGGACACCATCGAGAAGGCGCTCGAAGACGCCCCTTCGGTCGAACACGTCATCGTCATCAGCGACGACGGGACGGGGATTCGACGCAGCGACGTCAGCTATCGCGCCGCGATGGAGGATGCGGAAAAAGAGTACGAGACGGCCGAGACGGGCGGCGAGGACAACGCGCTGCTGTACTACACGAGCGGAACGACGGGACTGGCGAAAGGCGTCCTCCACAAACACCGCTGGGTCGCCGGTGTCGCCGCGACCCAACGCTTCGCCGTGGACCTGCAACCCGGCGACTGTTACTGGTCCACCGGCGACTTGGGATGGCTGACCGGCCCCATCAACACGCTCGGCGCGTGGTTCTGGGGTGCGACGCTGTTCACCTACGAGGGCGAGTTCGACCCCGAGACGTGGGCGGGCCTGTTGGACGAGTACCCCATCTCGGTGCTGTTCAGCGTCCCGACCGCCTACCGGATGCTTCGGGAAAACGAGTCGGTACTGGACGACGCCGACCTCGACCTCCGCCACGCGCTCTCCATCGGCGAACCGCTATCCGCGGGCGTGGTCGAGTGGGGCGAGGAGACCCTCGGCGTCACCATCCACGACACCTACGGTCAGACCGAGACGGGCAACATGATAATCAACAACTACCCGACGATGGAGGTTCGGCCGGGAAGCATGGGCAAACCGCTCCCCGGCATCGAGGCCGCCGTCGTGGACCCCGAAAGCGGCGAACCCCTCGACCCCGGCGAAACCGGCGAAATCGCTCAGCGCGGGGATTATCCGTGCTTCTTCGCCGAGTACTGGAACAAGCCCGAGAAGACGGCGGACTGTTTCGTGAACAATTGGTATCTCTCCGGCGACCTCGGCCACCTCGACGAGGACGGCTACGTCTGGTTCGAGGGCCGCGCCGACGACGTGATAATCTCCTCGGGCTACCGCATCGGTCCCTTCGAGGTCGAGAGTTCGCTCGGCGAACACCCCGCAGTCGCGGAGGCCGCCGTGGTGCCCAAGTCCCACCGCGAGCGGGGCAACATCGTGAAGGCATACGTCGTCCCGAGCGCGAGCGCGGAGCCGTCGCCCGACCTCGCGGAGGACATTCAGACCCACGTCAAGGAGGAACTGTCCGCCCACGAGTACCCCCGCGAGGTCGAGTTCGTGGACGAACTCCCGAAAACCGTGACCGGGAAGATTCGCCGGACGGAACTGCGCGACGAGGACTAA